GAGATGCGTCGCGCGATGGCCGACGCCGAGGTGGGCGACGACCAGTACGGCGAGGATCCGACGGTCAACGAGCTTCAGCAGCTCTTCGCAGAGCTCACCGGCAAGGAGGAGGCGATCTTCGTCCCGTCAGGGACGATGGCCAACCAGATCGGTCTGCAGGTTCTCACCCGCCCCGGTGACGCCGTCGTTGCCGGCGCCCGGCAGCACATCGTGCTCTACGAGGCAGGCGCAGCCCCGGTCAACTCCGGGATCACCTGGATACCTGTCGACGACGCCAGCGGAGCATTCGGGCCAGGCGACGTCGCCGCGGCGGTCGAACGTTCGCTGCACCACCAGCCGCACGTATCGGCGGTCGCGGTCGAGGACACCCACATGGCCGCCGGCGGCACCGTGTGGGACCTCGCGGCTCTGCGCTCCATTGCAGAAGCCGCTCGCTCGCGCGGTCTCGGCGTCCATCTCGACGGCGCGCGCCTCTGGCACTCCGCGGTGGCGAGCGGGCGGCCGCTCGCC
This window of the Acidimicrobiales bacterium genome carries:
- a CDS encoding GntG family PLP-dependent aldolase, with protein sequence MLVDLRSDTVTRPTSEMRRAMADAEVGDDQYGEDPTVNELQQLFAELTGKEEAIFVPSGTMANQIGLQVLTRPGDAVVAGARQHIVLYEAGAAPVNSGITWIPVDDASGAFGPGDVAAAVERSLHHQPHVSAVAVEDTHMAAGGTVWDLAALRSIAEAARSRGLGVHLDGARLWHSAVASGRPLAERAAPGTVVTCALSKALGAPAGSLLAGPADLIEEARVRRKRLGGAMRQIGILAAAGLVAIRTGFDRLAEDHEHARRLALAVSDRWPGGLDPSRVQTNIVLFQHPDPDALIAHLRGEGVLAGTVAPGVMRFVTHPDVDDAGIEHASKVIAAAPL